tctatgtgtgtgtatatgtatatatatatatatatatatatatatatatatatatatatatatatatatatatatatacatatatatatatatatatatatatatatatatatatatatatatatatatgtctatgtgtatatatatatatatatatatatatatatatatatatatatatatatatatatatatatatatatatatatatatatgtctatgtgtgtgtgtatatgtatatatatatatatatatatatatatatatatatatatatatatatatatatatatatgagtgtgtgtgtgtgtgtgtttatgtatgcatatgaatatgtatgtgcacacacagtatattcatacatacattcatatgtgtatatatatacatatatgtttgtgtgtgtacatatgtaaatatatgtgtatggatatatgtagtatgtatgtatgtatagatagataaattgttaTAGATACAAGTATTGATGTGTATCATCTGGGCTTCCTCTGCAACGCAAATCAGCCTCCGACCAGGGCTGCGCTTCTCTCGGGCgccaccctccgccccctccaccccggcgccccctccgccaccctccgctccctccaccccGGCGCCCCCTCCGCCACCgcgacgcccacgcccatccgccGCGGCGCCACACGCGTGCAGGTGTAGTAGACGGCATGCGGCCGCCCCTCgctcactcgcactcgcacagcCGCGAGTTGACGACGCTGAGAAGACAAGCAGAAGCAGCCCAGCAGGTGCCATGAGGAACTCCGGATTCTCGCTCGTCCTGCTGACCTTTGTCTGGAATCTTTCGCCGGGAATCGTTCGCGCTGAGGTCAGTTCTTGCCCTGACCCGATTTTGTCTGTTCAGGCAGTGaaaagatatatgcatgcatacacacacacactaggatataagtgtgtgtctgggtgtgtgtgtgtgcaaacataaacatatgaattTATGCATATCTGGACTGCATATGTTCAatgtgtgtctacgtatgtacatatgtatggatatacatttcTATAGTATAGCACGAATTCGCCCAGACATAGCGTTTTGATCACGAATCATGAATGTGCTAAGTGCAATGCGCATTCTCCGCATACCCCAAGTTATGCCGCAGCCatttcaccgccccccccccttcacaggACGCGATCGATCTGGAGGCCTTGGCCGCGCAGATGCCCCTCTGCCCCGCCCGCCTGCCCGACGACGCCCCTGAAGAAGCCCAGGAACTCCTCTCCACCGTAAGTTCTCTTGATTGGCTCCCTTGGCGTCGCTCTCCCTTGAGTGACGTAAGAGAGCGCACGTGGCGATTTGGGGCCGAGCGGCGACTCCATAATGCTGACAGCTGATTACAGGACGAAATGCTCGGACGAAATCGGGAATCGTCAGCATTTTCAACagcgtgtattattattatcagtattttttatcatcattggcaGACTTTTGTAAATGCCGATTGCCAAAGAAGATAATGAGCGATATtcttagaaagaaaaaacaactataGATCGTTAAACCATAATGTACATTTTAAACGTTTTTGAAAATGTCGACAATTAAGGGTGCCTCTTAACGAGTTTGGATGGAAATTATCCTGAGTGTCCTGATTGCTAATTAGATATCACCATATTTGGTAATaacacagacagaaaagacaTCGGGGGCTATAGGTAATATGTGTTATGATGTACCAGACAACAAAATTAAAAAGAGGAGCTGGAGTGAGGTATCCCTTTCGTAGTTACATCTTTCGTATCTTTCGACCTCAGCATCCAAGAGACGGGTGGCGTCAGCCTCTAATAGCGCTAAGAACACCAGGTGTCCCAGCAATACACATTCCCGTCGAAAAAACTACCACACCATTATAAACCTACAAGCTACCCAAATATTTCCTGTAGCTCTTTATGTCACCTTTTCCTTACCGCTCTGATAAACCAGCCTGCCTTTCTCACTCTGACAAGGCCACCTGCAATCATCGTTTTAACAGAACCTCCCTGCCCTTATTGATCTAATAAACCCCCTGACCCCTTCCCCCAAATTAACCACCTTGATTTTAACGCTTAACAAAACTTTACACCTTATCGTTTTAGTGAAAGTATCCTGCCCTGATCACTCCAACAAACTACTCTTTAATGAAAACGCCTTCATCGCTTTATAAAAGCATGCTGTCCTTATCGCTTTGATAAAACTACCCTTCTTTCATTGCCATAAGAAAACCACCCTGCGATTATCATTTTGACAGATCCATCTTGCCCTTATCGTTTTGACAATATCACTCTGTTCTTGCCGCTCTAAAAAGCCCCACATCGCTGCTACAAGACGCGCTTTTTGTCGCTCTAGCTCTCTATGGACCTTCTGAACCCGCCTTCGCTGAACGGGTCCGACATCCTGGTTGAGACCGACGTCGTAATGTCGCAGGAGCAGTGGCAAGCGATACACAAACCCCTCGTGAAGGGCGCCCCTCGAAAGGCCATTCCGTGGGGCTTCAGCCGGTGGCCCGCGTCGCAGTCGACGGGTCTGCCCACCGCCCCCTACAAGATAGAATCGTCTGGTATGGCCGGGAGAGCTTTCTTTTCAGGCCTGGACCCTGGAGGAGATggctcattgttattattatcattattatcattattatcaacattgtcatcattattattagtagtagtattgttattcttattagcattcctatcatcatcttaatcattatcagcagtatatctatttttattagcTTTATTGTTTTCGTTGGATAGCATCATAACGAAAGTTATGAATATaacttcatgatttttttttaccagaggtgtgtctgagCCTATATTTGATGCCATTTAAATTTTGgaggtgatccggatccaagattttttttagattattgcaTCAGTAGCAGTATTGCCTTCTCCGCCAGGGTTATGTTTAAGGACGTCAGCTTgcacttgagaaagaggcgattttgatgtaattcttaaattgtgaatatctttattgcatcagtgaccttagcGGAGGTATGCACCCTCGGAGtgctcatagttatcattatttaaattattgctattgttattatcatcattagtagtattagtatcatcatcatcatgattattattatagtattaccattattgtgatcattatcattattattgtcatcataattattatcattgttagccttattaataacagtattgttattagtttgacattattactattagttttattttagcattattattattctcgtgattatcaccatcatcaccattattatcatcatgattatctttattagtagtagtagtagtattttcttgttattgttattacttttattgctatcattataatgattgtgattatcatcattaataatatcatcattattattatcattatcatcattatcattataatgatatcattatcattattattagtagtaatatcgatttcatcattgttattctcattaacatcataattatcatcattattacatatattattgttattattgtcagtatcattgttattatcattatcataagcattatcaccattatcattatcattaacattatcattatcattagtctttcttttcactattagtatgattattactattattattgtttaccactgatatcattactatcattattatttctaatatcaatactgttgtcattattatcattatcgcattattattattgtgatgatgatgatgatgatgatatgattatgattatgattatgatcatgatcatgataatgatcatgatcatcatcaccttcatcctcattctctccctctctctatctgtctagctttctcccttcccctccctctctcactctctctctctctctctctctctctctctctctctctctctctctctctctctctctctctctctctctcactctctctctctctctctctctctttctctttctctttctctttcttactctctctctatctagctttctctttccctctccctctttctctctctctctctctctctctctctctctctctctctctctctctctttctcctcctctctctctctctttctctttctctttctctctctctcattctctttctctctcattctctttctctctctttctcattctctttctttctctttcttttctatttctctttctctctctctctttctcattctcattctctttctctttctctctctctctctttctcatattcattctctttctctctctctctctttctcatattcattctctttctctctctctctctttcccattctcattctcattctctttctctctcttttctctttctctctctctctctctctttctctttctctctctctatctctctctcacacacacacacacacactcactcactcactctctctctctctttctctctctctctcactcactcactctctctttctctctctctctctctctctctctctctcttctctctctctctctctctctctctctctctctctcattctcattctcattctcattctcattctctttttctctgtttctcatctctctttctctctctctccctcttttctctttctctcctctctctctctctctctcttctcattctcatctcattctcttttattctcattctctttctctctctctttctctttcattctcattctctttctctctctctctttcatccccattctctctctctttctctctttttctttctttctttctttctttctttatttctttctttctctctctctctttctctctctctctctctctctctctctctctctctctctctctttcattctctctttctctctctctctctctctctctctctctctttctctttcacacatacacacacacacacacacacacacactctctctctctctctctctctcacacacacacacacacacacacacactctctcactcactcactctctcattcattcactcactccctccctccctccctccctccctctctctatctttctctaaatttctctctgtttttatttttctcccagTGCGAAATCCGGGCATGATCCGAACCGGCATGAACGTGTGGGAGAGCCACACCTGCGTTCGTTTCGTCGAAGCTTCGGACACCAATGAACCCTATATCAGCGTCATAGAAGGAAACGGTTGCTATAGTTACGTCGGCAGGACTGGCGCGAGAGGACAGACGCTCTCCATAGGCAGGGGTTGCTATACCGTAAGTGTTtggtggaatggggagggagaaagggagggaggggaatgagagagagagagagagagagagagagagagagagagagagagagagagagagagagagagagagatgagagagagaggagagagagagagagagagagagggggagagaggggggggggagagggagagggagagagagagagagagagagagtgagagagagagagagagagagagatgagagagagagaacgagagacgagagaagagaagagagagagagagagagagagagagagagggagggagagggggggcacacacgcgtacacacacacacacacacacacacacacacacacacacacacacacacacacacacacacacacacacacacacacacacacacacacacacacacacaatcacaatcacaatcacacgcacatacacacacagtaggaAAGAGGACTGGGAGTGAAAATAACATTATTTAAGGAATTGAAAGAAAGATCCGATACATAGACCTCTTAATAATATATTTCCATAATTCCAAAAACAGCATCGATATGTTTTTTTGTGAACATATGTGTCTGCCGATTAACGAATCCGTTTATTCCTCCATCTGTCCTGAATAACAATTTCTAAATATGTTAAAGTTGATATACATCTTTTAACTCAAAGTGCTCGCAGCATTGTCATGAAAAAGTGGTATTTTACGGCTGAATATATCATTAAACTCATGCACAAACATGTAAACAGATAGACACGGTAGATACGTACATAGACCTACAGACATTCAACGGAGTAAGATAAGaccaaacaacgacaaaaaacgaTAAATACTTGACTAATACATCCAAAAACAAGATCTTGAATAAACAAGCAAGGAGAGGAAGCTGAACAGCCCAAACTGAGGAAGCGAGTGTATTTTCAGGCGGTGATCATCGAGCACGAGCTAGGCCACGCCCTCGGCCTCTTCCACGAGCAGAACCGCGGCGACAGGGACGGCTTCGTGCAGGTCGGTTGGCGAGAGATTTAAGACTTGCAATCTCTCATTTAGATGCCGTTTGATCGGAGAATCAGATAtgcaaaaagaaggagagaaactgTATTCCGTAAAGACTTGAAGGGATCTTGTCTAGCTTTCCTTGTTTAACGGTCCATTggttgatttctttctctttaggtTGTCGCGGAAAACGTGATGGCTGGCGTCGAGAACAATTTCAAAAAGGAAAACACCGCTAACTATGGCGAGGAATACGACTTCTCTTCGATTATGCATTACTCGTCCACTGTGAGTCTGCTTGGCCAATTTCCTCCTTatatgttctctcttcctcttccctcttccttatgaAGACAttttcctgtctcttcctctctccgcttcCTCACGCAGAGAttctcttgcctcttcctctctcctcttcctctttcctcttccttatgaagaaattttcctgcctcttcctctctccgcttcCTCACGCAGAGAttctcttgcctcttcctctctcctcttcctctttcctcttcctcacgcAGAGATTCTCATGCCTCGTCGACAGCTAAATGCATGAGGTTAATAAGTGGGTTGATTTATGAGTTAATGGACGAATGACTCGGCGGCCGGAAGAAGGAATGAGCCAAGAGACATCTGTAGATAAGGCGAGTGATTTTGGTTCAGTTGTCGGTGGTTTCGTAAGTATCGTCTGATTATCTAATTATACATGTCAGGAAGGTTTTCACCTGTTCGACCTGCCGATTAGAGTCAGGCATCTGTACATAATGTGATTCGCATTTAAATGTTCGATCCACGTAGGTTCGATACGCCCACGCTGTCAGCTGATATTTTATTaccgtcatttttttatttgcatgtcCCATGTGGCCATGTTAGTTTTATCATGTTTTGTACTTTTATCATCTTTCATATTTctgtagataaagagggagagagagagataaagagacagagagacagatataatcAAATTTACGTTCGTTTTCCATCAGTTGTCTTACTTCAACTTCCCCGTTCCTTCCTCACGACTTAGGCGCTGATCCGCTCATGATAACGACATCTTTCTTAGTTTCCACTTATGCTCTCCCGAACTCCGGTTCTCGCTGGTTCACAGGCCTTCTCGAAGAATGGCGGTTCGACCATAGTGACATTAGACCCAGCCATGCAAGTATACCTTGGCCAGAGCGACGACCTATCCTTCAGAGACATCGCTATTGTCAACCACATGTACGGCTGTTCGGGTAAGGACTCCCAGCGGGTGAAGGTTCAACGGACCTAAcggttttcctttgatttttttttctcttgtgtgtgtgtctggtgtagattttttttttttttttttttttttttgtaattgagaTTAGTCAAAGCAATAATGTATGCTTTTCTCGTGGTAGACTGAAATTTATCCGTTCTCGGAggctttcagagagagagagagagagtgaagaagaaaaagagaaaaagagaggggagcgaAAGGACAGgtgtaatgagagagaaaacagacaaagccGCAGGGCAATTCACTGACCATAATGTGCTCTCCTTCGGCAGATCTGTGGAGCTCGTCCTGCGCCTCCACGCCGCCCACCTGCGAGAACGGGGGTTACCTGGGCCCTAACTGTGCCTGCAAGTGTCCCCCTGGCACTTCGGGCAGCACGTGTGCCGATATCACTGGTtcttattatcgtaattactcAGCTATTCATAAACTCTACACACAATGAACAGCAGGCTGCCTCACACAAGCAATGAACATATAATACTTTACAAAcagcgaaaaaataaataaaaaaaaaaacaaaaaaatattatatatatatatatatatatatatatatatatatatatatatatgcatacaaacgcacgcacgcacacacacacacacacacacacacacacactcactcactcacacacacacacacacacacacacacacacacacacacacacacacacacacacacacacacatatatatatatatacatacatatacctttcGACGTCTTTacaatttccttttcttgctACTCACAGCGACGCCAGTATGCGGTGGGAACATCACTAAGGCTACGACCATCAAAACCCCAAATCACCCTTATAAATTCCCCAAAGGTAAATTCCTTTATTTACACGAAGGATTATGACTTTGTGTGATGTATATTGCACGTCTTCAGTAGTCGTGTAGACATAGGCACATATAAGTACAAGTTTCTGTGAAGGATTACATGAATGCATGACACACACAGGTAAACCTACCTGTATAcatgtccagagagagagagaggggggggggattaagggagggagggagggagggagagagagagagagagagagagagagagagagagagagagagagagagagagagagagagagagagagagagagagagagagagagagaacagacagacaaaaacagggaAAGGGACCGAGAGACAGGGAGTCAGTGATAGAAAGAGCCACAAATTGCAATGAATGAAGCCAATTCCTTCGACGCCGCCCACTGACCATCCAGGGACGAGCTGCGTGTGGTGGATCCGCGCCCCGGACCAGTGCCAGTACCCCGTCGTCACAGTGAACGACTTCTCACTCTTCGGGAGGGCCGCCAACAACCACTGTGCGTGGGATCGACTCGAGGTCAGGACGGATTCTCTCTACTCCGGCGACGAGTAAGTTATTGGAGGAGCCAGTTGTGAAGGAGAAGCGGGGCAAGACGGAGCTAAGTGGTGGTGTTCATTTCAGTGGCGATGGTGGAGATGGGTGGGATTATATTAGGGAAAGGCGCAATAGTGACAATgcagtgatggtgatattgaGCACCACACttgcaatactaatgatgagattgataataataaagataatgagaacgatggtaatggtaatgacaatgatgatgacgatgataataattgcagtatTTACAATCATGCTAACGCTAGCTATAatgcagcaataataaaaataacattaagaatggtaatttacaacaatactaatactgaAAACACTTAACATTTACAATCATAgttttagtaatattagtatcagCTATAAAgtggcaatgataaagataacattaagAATGATAATTCACAACAATACAAATGACAACATTTAACATTTACAATCATAGttctattaatattagtagtagtagtagcagcagaagtatCAGTGACAGTGTTAGCcaaaagaaaaaacggagagagggatcATACCGATGAGCGCAAACTCACTTGGTTATGCCCGTGTGTCCATTCCCATCTGATCATACCCAAATGCTCATACCCAGGTGATGCTATTCTTGTGACCCTACCCACGTGCCCCGTTGGTGCCCCCCCTCACGCGGGTCCTCCCCACAGGTACTGCGGAACAGATCTCGCTCCCGGCAGGAAGCTCACCTCCGGACAGGACCTGATCCTCTACTTCCACGGGGCGTTCAGCAGCAAGCCGGGCTTCAGCTTCTCGGTCGAGTTTGAGATGACGTGTCGGTGAGTGCCCTCCCTTCTTGTGTCTGCGGAAGGCGAGTCTGTCTGGGGACTCGTTCAGGGCAATACTCAAGGTGGAAAtaatgactgatttttttttctgcgatTTATGTCTCCGCACCAGAGTCGTTCGAATATTCCACGATTCTGTTTCGTTGTTCGATCAACGAGAATATCTCTTAATTCTTCTAAGTGGATTTCTCGAACTGTAAGATTTCCCTTTTGGTCATCCATTTATGCACTGGAATTATAAGAACATAAGcgtaggaaaaagggggggggcagaggggcggGACCCAACTTCTGCCCCCAACTCCTCAATTTTGAGGACATACcctgtaaataaacagatagtgcAATTCCTTCGTTACCCAGTTGTTGAGAATACTGACCCCTGCAACTGAGAGGGCAGCTACAACGGCGTCTGGTGTTCAGTGTGAAATTACCATGATAAGTA
The sequence above is a segment of the Penaeus vannamei isolate JL-2024 chromosome 31, ASM4276789v1, whole genome shotgun sequence genome. Coding sequences within it:
- the LOC113828648 gene encoding blastula protease 10; translation: MRNSGFSLVLLTFVWNLSPGIVRAEDAIDLEALAAQMPLCPARLPDDAPEEAQELLSTLSMDLLNPPSLNGSDILVETDVVMSQEQWQAIHKPLVKGAPRKAIPWGFSRWPASQSTGLPTAPYKIESSVRNPGMIRTGMNVWESHTCVRFVEASDTNEPYISVIEGNGCYSYVGRTGARGQTLSIGRGCYTAVIIEHELGHALGLFHEQNRGDRDGFVQVVAENVMAGVENNFKKENTANYGEEYDFSSIMHYSSTAFSKNGGSTIVTLDPAMQVYLGQSDDLSFRDIAIVNHMYGCSDLWSSSCASTPPTCENGGYLGPNCACKCPPGTSGSTCADITGSYYPTPVCGGNITKATTIKTPNHPYKFPKGTSCVWWIRAPDQCQYPVVTVNDFSLFGRAANNHCAWDRLEVRTDSLYSGDEYCGTDLAPGRKLTSGQDLILYFHGAFSSKPGFSFSVEFEMTCRQCSISEMSTAIHWKSPNYPSVYPPDLQCSVNVQKTAPALTFLLYRNVRLNRCIDNFVVNGPYGRTFGVCGRRRGSTRLIGTEHSASFSSGPTMGRSGWYLVFYTRSSPCHGVVDLSSSSSGHLKSRRHPRLHPKFSQCEWWLRAPAGQKIQLTFEYLVLAARKYQPDMTWYHDYYYQRHCDRGFVLLSMEGDASYPPSSANTQKLCGYRKAGYQVTSVASEMNLLFYGARYRSRGMKVRYDLL